The following are encoded in a window of Citrobacter freundii genomic DNA:
- a CDS encoding DUF72 domain-containing protein, protein MIKISKLTTNARHVNCVEGNTTLYALPKAEIVTRWQAQTTDDFRFCFKFPATISHQAALRNCDDLVQEFFTRMSPLEARIGQYWLQLPATFSPRDLPALWAFLDALPASFTYGVEVRHPEFFTKGEDEKWFNRGLHERGVNRVILDSRPVHAAVPHSEAIRDAQRKKPKVPVHAVVTANNPMVRFIGSDNMEQNRTLFNVWLAKLSLWKQTTTPYLFLHTPDIAQAPELVDTLWADLRSALPEIGSAPSIPQQSSLF, encoded by the coding sequence ATTATTAAAATCAGCAAGTTAACCACTAACGCCCGTCATGTTAACTGTGTTGAGGGCAATACCACACTCTACGCGCTGCCAAAAGCCGAGATTGTTACGCGCTGGCAGGCGCAGACTACCGATGACTTTCGCTTCTGCTTTAAGTTTCCGGCGACCATTTCGCATCAAGCTGCACTGCGAAACTGTGATGATTTGGTGCAAGAATTTTTCACCCGCATGTCACCGCTGGAAGCGCGAATCGGGCAATATTGGTTGCAGTTACCCGCCACCTTTTCTCCTCGCGATCTCCCTGCTCTGTGGGCGTTTCTCGATGCGTTACCCGCATCGTTTACCTACGGGGTGGAAGTTCGCCATCCTGAATTTTTTACCAAAGGTGAAGACGAGAAATGGTTCAATCGCGGCTTACACGAGCGAGGGGTCAATCGGGTAATTTTAGATAGTCGGCCGGTACACGCCGCGGTTCCTCACAGTGAAGCGATTCGCGATGCGCAGCGCAAAAAACCGAAAGTTCCGGTCCATGCAGTGGTTACCGCGAACAATCCCATGGTGCGCTTTATCGGCAGCGATAATATGGAGCAAAACCGAACGTTATTTAACGTATGGCTGGCCAAACTGTCTCTCTGGAAGCAGACCACAACACCCTATCTGTTTTTACATACGCCGGACATCGCGCAAGCCCCGGAGCTTGTAGATACGCTATGGGCAGATTTACGCAGCGCTCTGCCAGAGATCGGATCAGCACCGTCTATTCCACAGCAATCTTCTCTTTTCTGA
- a CDS encoding excisionase family protein produces the protein MSNVIQLAPNDWVCESVLIAVTGLKPGTILRARKECWMVGREYIHVSPDGNPKPSSECMYNRKAVDAWVASMKSKQPG, from the coding sequence ATGAGCAATGTTATTCAGTTAGCTCCTAACGATTGGGTTTGTGAAAGTGTTCTGATCGCGGTGACCGGGCTCAAGCCCGGTACCATCCTCCGGGCCAGAAAAGAGTGCTGGATGGTTGGGAGGGAGTATATCCACGTATCACCTGACGGGAATCCAAAACCTTCCAGTGAGTGCATGTATAACAGAAAGGCTGTAGATGCCTGGGTCGCTTCAATGAAAAGCAAGCAGCCAGGATGA
- the cmoA gene encoding carboxy-S-adenosyl-L-methionine synthase CmoA — MSHRDTLFSAPIASLGDWTFDERVAEVFPDMIQRSVPGYSNIISMIGMLAERFVQPNTQVYDLGCSLGAATLSVRRSIQHDNCKIIAVDNSPAMVERCRRHIDAYKAPIPVEVVEGDIRNITIENASMVVLNFTLQFLEPAERQALLDKIYQGLNPGGALVLSEKFSFEDAKVGELLFNMHHDFKRANGYSELEISQKRSMLENVMLTDSVETHKARLHQAGFEHSELWFQCFNFGSLVALKAEVAA; from the coding sequence ATGTCTCACCGCGACACGCTTTTTTCTGCGCCTATCGCCAGTCTGGGTGACTGGACCTTTGATGAACGGGTAGCTGAAGTCTTCCCGGATATGATCCAGCGTTCCGTTCCCGGCTACTCCAACATCATTTCGATGATTGGTATGCTGGCCGAACGTTTCGTGCAACCCAACACGCAGGTCTACGATCTGGGCTGTTCATTGGGCGCCGCGACGCTCTCGGTGCGTCGCAGTATTCAGCATGACAATTGTAAAATTATTGCCGTCGACAACTCCCCGGCCATGGTTGAACGCTGCCGCCGTCATATTGACGCCTATAAAGCCCCTATTCCGGTCGAAGTTGTCGAAGGGGATATTCGCAACATTACTATTGAAAACGCCTCAATGGTGGTGCTGAATTTTACCCTGCAATTCCTTGAGCCAGCGGAGCGCCAGGCATTGTTGGATAAGATTTATCAGGGGCTGAATCCTGGCGGCGCGCTGGTGCTGTCGGAGAAATTCAGTTTCGAAGATGCAAAAGTGGGTGAGCTGTTGTTCAACATGCACCACGATTTCAAGCGGGCAAATGGCTACAGCGAACTGGAAATCAGCCAAAAGCGCAGCATGCTGGAAAACGTCATGCTGACCGACTCGGTCGAAACCCATAAAGCGCGCCTGCATCAGGCTGGTTTTGAACACAGCGAACTGTGGTTCCAGTGCTTTAACTTTGGTTCTCTGGTGGCACTAAAAGCTGAGGTTGCGGCATGA
- a CDS encoding sodium:solute symporter, whose amino-acid sequence MKKMYVCSLWALFFSILFGIGAAAGAIGFIGAMKMLAGVL is encoded by the coding sequence ATGAAAAAGATGTATGTGTGCTCCCTGTGGGCACTGTTCTTCTCAATTCTGTTTGGTATTGGCGCCGCAGCCGGTGCAATAGGTTTTATCGGTGCAATGAAAATGTTGGCAGGAGTTCTGTGA
- a CDS encoding MAPEG family protein has translation MVSALYAVLGALLLIKFSFDVVRLRMQYRVAYGDGGFSELQSAIRIHGNAVEYIPVALVLLLFMEMNGAETWMVHICGLMLIAGRLMHYYGFHHRLFRWRRSGMSATWCSLVLMVLANLWYMPWELVFSLH, from the coding sequence ATGGTAAGCGCGCTTTATGCCGTACTGGGTGCGTTATTGTTGATTAAGTTCTCCTTTGACGTTGTCCGCCTGCGTATGCAGTATCGCGTGGCTTATGGCGACGGCGGTTTTAGCGAACTACAAAGTGCGATTCGCATTCACGGTAATGCGGTGGAATATATCCCCGTCGCATTAGTGTTGCTGTTATTTATGGAAATGAACGGCGCGGAAACGTGGATGGTGCATATTTGCGGGCTGATGTTAATTGCCGGTCGGCTGATGCATTATTACGGATTCCACCACCGTCTGTTCCGCTGGCGTCGTTCCGGCATGAGCGCCACCTGGTGCTCGCTGGTGCTAATGGTGCTGGCGAATCTCTGGTATATGCCCTGGGAGTTGGTTTTCTCCCTGCATTAG
- a CDS encoding tyrosine-type recombinase/integrase, whose amino-acid sequence MDKITYPTGVENHGGSLRIWFNFKGKRVRENLGVPDTAKNRKIAGELRVSVCFAIRTGSFDYAERFPDSHNLKIFGLGKKEITVKELEEKWLDLKKMEISANAHKRYESVVAVVVPLIGATRLVTAIEKEELLYIRKELLMGYQCAAKGRIPVKGRSAVTVNYYMTTIAGMFQFAADNGYIKANPFDGIKPLKRARVEPDPLSRDEFIRLIDACRHQQTKNMWSLAVYTGVRHGELVSLAWEDIDLEAGTITIRRNYTKLGEFTLPKTDASTDRVIHLIQPAIDALRNQMEMTRLGQQYHINVQLREYGRTTQHSCTFVFNPKIVRRSKDVGVIYKVDSFGDSWDAGLKKAGIRHRKAYQSRHTYACWSLSAGANPSFIASQMGHASAQMVFNVYGAWMADSSAEQIAMLNQKLGDFAPLMPHRPQTSSRGLLKSAS is encoded by the coding sequence ATGGATAAAATCACATATCCAACAGGCGTCGAAAACCACGGTGGCAGTCTGCGCATCTGGTTTAATTTTAAAGGTAAGCGCGTCAGGGAAAACCTCGGTGTCCCTGACACCGCTAAGAACAGGAAGATCGCCGGGGAACTGCGGGTGTCGGTATGCTTTGCCATCCGCACGGGAAGCTTTGATTATGCTGAACGGTTTCCAGATTCACATAACCTTAAAATTTTTGGGTTGGGCAAGAAAGAAATCACAGTGAAAGAACTCGAAGAGAAGTGGCTGGATCTGAAAAAGATGGAAATCAGCGCGAACGCGCACAAACGGTACGAGTCGGTCGTGGCAGTTGTTGTACCGCTGATCGGGGCTACCCGACTGGTGACAGCGATTGAGAAAGAAGAGTTGCTGTACATCAGGAAAGAGCTTTTGATGGGTTATCAGTGCGCGGCAAAGGGCAGGATCCCTGTTAAGGGCCGGAGCGCGGTCACCGTCAATTACTACATGACGACTATCGCCGGAATGTTCCAGTTCGCCGCCGATAATGGGTACATAAAGGCAAATCCCTTTGATGGAATAAAGCCATTAAAAAGGGCCAGGGTGGAGCCAGATCCGCTCAGCCGTGATGAATTCATCCGTCTGATAGATGCGTGCCGGCATCAGCAGACGAAAAACATGTGGTCACTGGCGGTGTACACAGGTGTTCGTCACGGAGAACTGGTTTCCCTGGCATGGGAAGATATAGACCTTGAAGCGGGTACAATAACAATTCGCCGTAATTATACAAAACTGGGCGAGTTCACACTACCGAAAACGGACGCCAGTACGGATAGAGTGATACACCTCATTCAGCCAGCCATCGATGCGTTAAGGAATCAGATGGAAATGACTAGACTCGGGCAGCAGTATCACATCAACGTGCAATTGCGTGAATATGGTCGAACAACGCAGCACAGCTGTACATTTGTCTTTAACCCTAAGATAGTCCGTCGAAGTAAGGATGTGGGGGTTATCTACAAGGTTGATTCGTTTGGTGACTCGTGGGACGCAGGGTTAAAAAAGGCGGGGATCAGGCATCGAAAAGCTTACCAGTCGCGCCACACTTACGCGTGCTGGTCATTATCTGCTGGGGCCAACCCAAGTTTTATTGCCAGTCAGATGGGGCATGCGAGCGCACAGATGGTGTTCAATGTTTACGGTGCATGGATGGCTGACAGCAGCGCAGAGCAGATCGCAATGCTGAATCAGAAGCTGGGTGATTTTGCCCCATTGATGCCCCATAGACCACAAACTAGCAGTAGAGGATTATTAAAATCAGCAAGTTAA